A stretch of Paenibacillus sp. URB8-2 DNA encodes these proteins:
- the upp gene encoding uracil phosphoribosyltransferase translates to MGKLVICDHPLIQHKLTFIRDVRTNTKEFREHVDEVATLMAYEITRDIPLETITVQTPVAETQSKVISGRMLGLIPILRAGLGMLEGVLKLLPAAKVGHVGLFRDPETLQPVEYYIKLPTDVQERELIVIDPMLATGGSAIAAITSLKNRGCTQIKMMNLIAAPEGVAAVQEAHPDVDIYVAALDDHLNDHGYIVPGLGDAGDRLYGTK, encoded by the coding sequence ATGGGAAAATTGGTGATTTGCGATCATCCTTTGATTCAGCACAAACTGACATTTATACGCGATGTGAGAACCAATACGAAGGAATTTAGGGAACATGTGGACGAAGTGGCTACTTTGATGGCCTATGAAATTACACGGGATATCCCTTTGGAAACGATTACTGTGCAGACTCCGGTCGCCGAAACGCAGAGCAAGGTTATTTCCGGCAGAATGCTGGGGCTTATTCCGATCCTGCGGGCGGGCCTCGGAATGCTTGAAGGCGTTCTGAAGCTGCTCCCTGCAGCGAAGGTGGGTCATGTCGGCCTATTCCGCGACCCGGAGACGCTTCAGCCCGTCGAATATTATATCAAGCTGCCTACGGATGTGCAGGAGCGTGAACTGATCGTCATCGATCCGATGCTGGCTACCGGAGGCTCCGCGATCGCGGCCATTACTTCTCTGAAGAACCGCGGGTGCACCCAGATCAAAATGATGAATCTGATCGCCGCTCCCGAAGGCGTTGCGGCCGTGCAGGAAGCCCATCCGGATGTTGACATCTATGTCGCCGCGCTTGACGACCATCTGAACGATCACGGCTACATCGTGCCGGGCCTCGGCGATGCAGGAGACCGGCTGTACGGAACGAAGTGA
- the glyA gene encoding serine hydroxymethyltransferase yields the protein MEQLRKSDPEVLKAMGLELKRQKANIELIASENIVSEAVIEAMGSVLTNKYAEGYPGKRYYGGCEDVDIVENLARDRAKQLFGADHANVQPHSGAQANMAVYLAALNPGDTVLGMNLAHGGHLTHGSPVNASGLLYNFVAYGVQEDSFLIDYDEVRKAAFKHRPKLIVAGASAYPRTIDFEALASIASDVGSLFMVDMAHIAGLVAAGLHPSPVPHAHFVTTTTHKTLRGPRGGMILCKQPWAAAIDKAVFPGSQGGPLMHVIAAKAVSFGEALQPSFKTYAENVVKNAKVLAETLLGEGVNIVSGGTDNHLMLIDTRNLNITGKDAEKVLDSIGITVNKNAIPFDPTSPFVTSGIRIGTPAVTSRGMDEQAMTEIGQLIAAVLKNPKDEATLQDAARRVAALTERFPIYPALQY from the coding sequence ATGGAACAATTGCGCAAGAGTGATCCGGAAGTGCTGAAAGCGATGGGATTGGAGTTGAAGCGTCAGAAAGCCAATATCGAACTGATCGCTTCGGAGAATATCGTGAGCGAGGCGGTCATCGAGGCCATGGGCTCCGTATTGACGAATAAATACGCGGAAGGTTATCCGGGCAAGCGTTACTACGGCGGCTGTGAAGATGTGGACATCGTCGAGAACTTGGCCCGCGACCGCGCCAAGCAGCTGTTCGGCGCCGATCATGCCAATGTGCAGCCGCACTCCGGCGCGCAGGCGAATATGGCCGTTTATCTTGCTGCGCTCAACCCTGGAGATACCGTACTCGGCATGAACCTGGCTCATGGCGGCCATTTGACGCACGGCAGCCCGGTTAACGCTTCCGGCCTGCTCTATAATTTTGTCGCTTACGGCGTTCAGGAAGATAGCTTCCTTATCGATTACGATGAAGTGCGCAAAGCGGCATTCAAGCATCGTCCGAAGCTGATCGTCGCCGGCGCAAGCGCCTATCCGCGCACGATCGATTTCGAAGCTTTGGCTTCGATCGCAAGCGACGTCGGATCGCTGTTCATGGTCGACATGGCGCATATCGCCGGTCTGGTAGCCGCAGGGCTGCATCCGAGCCCTGTTCCGCATGCCCATTTTGTAACCACGACTACCCATAAGACGCTGCGCGGTCCTCGGGGCGGCATGATTCTCTGTAAACAGCCATGGGCTGCGGCGATTGACAAGGCCGTATTCCCGGGATCGCAAGGCGGTCCGTTGATGCATGTCATCGCCGCCAAAGCCGTATCCTTCGGCGAAGCCCTTCAGCCGTCTTTCAAAACCTATGCGGAGAATGTGGTAAAGAATGCCAAGGTCCTTGCTGAAACCCTGCTGGGCGAAGGCGTCAATATCGTTTCTGGCGGAACCGACAACCATCTGATGCTGATCGATACGCGCAATTTGAACATTACCGGCAAGGATGCGGAGAAAGTGCTCGATTCCATCGGCATCACCGTTAACAAAAATGCGATTCCGTTTGATCCGACCAGTCCGTTCGTTACAAGCGGCATCCGGATCGGCACCCCTGCGGTGACTTCGCGCGGCATGGATGAGCAGGCGATGACCGAAATCGGTCAGCTTATCGCCGCTGTGCTTAAGAATCCAAAGGATGAAGCGACGCTGCAAGACGCTGCCCGCCGGGTTGCTGCGCTGACCGAGCGCTTCCCTATCTATCCTGCTCTGCAATACTAA
- a CDS encoding TIGR01440 family protein: MELSIAEQTLLVLRELADAGGIGPGKVLVVGVSTSEVAGARIGTGGALEVAEQLLSGVREAAEQFGFSPVYQCCEHLNRAIVMERSLLEQLGLTEVSAVPIPGAGGSMGAAAYRAMTDPVLAETVQAHAGIDIGETLIGMHLRRVAVPFRPSLRYIGEARVNAAYTRPPLIGGERAVYRKQEESGSKLCD; the protein is encoded by the coding sequence GTGGAGCTGTCTATTGCCGAACAGACGCTGCTCGTGCTGCGTGAACTGGCGGATGCCGGCGGGATCGGGCCGGGCAAGGTACTGGTTGTAGGCGTCAGTACGAGCGAGGTAGCCGGTGCGCGCATCGGCACCGGCGGCGCGCTGGAAGTGGCGGAGCAGCTGTTATCCGGCGTCCGCGAGGCTGCGGAGCAATTTGGTTTTTCTCCGGTATACCAGTGCTGTGAGCATTTGAACCGGGCAATTGTGATGGAACGGAGTCTGCTGGAGCAACTAGGTCTGACCGAAGTGTCGGCGGTGCCGATCCCCGGCGCCGGCGGTTCCATGGGCGCTGCGGCGTACCGGGCGATGACCGATCCCGTACTGGCCGAAACGGTACAGGCTCATGCCGGCATCGACATCGGCGAGACCCTGATCGGCATGCATCTGCGCCGCGTCGCGGTGCCTTTCCGGCCTTCGCTGCGCTATATCGGAGAAGCCCGCGTGAACGCGGCCTACACCCGGCCGCCGCTGATCGGCGGCGAGCGCGCCGTGTACCGGAAGCAGGAGGAAAGCGGCTCGAAACTGTGTGACTAG